The Sulfolobales archaeon genome segment GTGCTAGCAAATCCATAAATATTACAGCCGAGGAGACCGCTCTTCTAGGTTGAGAAGGAGATCATGTGTAAATCTTCCAAGCACTTACCAAATGCATTGGAGGTTTTTCCATAGAAAAAGGTTGAAATCTATATCCACCCCCTCAGCTTCATCGCGTTATAGACCCTCTCAACAGCCATAGCCTGTGCAGCGGTTCTGGGATCTATATCGCTTCTCCTGCTAAGATAGCTGTAGAAGGAGTTGAATGCTTCTGCCATCTTCTCCTCAAGCTTTCTCCTAGCATCCTCCTCTGTCAACCATCCGCCCATTCTATTGTTGACCCACTCGATCCAGCTGGCTGTCACACCCCCTGCGTTTGCCAAAATATCTGGTACTATGAAGACGCCCCTTTTAAATAGTATCTCATCCGCCTCAGGCGTTGTGGGGCCATTAGCGCCCTCAACGATCATCTTAGCCCTTATCTTAGGCGCGTTATCAGCTGTTATAACGTTTTCTAGCGCAGCTGGAACGAGGATATCTACGTCTGATGTGAGTAGCTCCTCATTTGATATCTTCTTTGCATCTTGATAGTAAATCACACTACCCTTTTCGCTCTTCACCTTCATAACATCCTCGATCCTAAGGCCCTTGGGATTATATATCCCACCGCTTGAGTCGCTCACAGCAACCACTCTGGCTCCCCACATGCTTAGATAGTAAGCAGCATATGATCCAACGTTTCCAAATCCCTGGACGGCAACGCTTCTACCCTCAAGCCCGCCTAGGATGCGCTTAGCAGCCTCCCTAGCAACTGTGGCAACGCCAAGCCCTGTAGCTATGATCCTCGTGTTTAGACCCCCGAGAAGGGGGGGCTTGCTAGTCACAACCCCAAATATGTTTGCACCAGCTATTTTGTAGTACTCATCAACATACCATGCCATGGTCTGGGGATTTGTATATACATCTGGAGCAGGTATATCAAGATCTTCTCCAACGAATCTAGCTAGCGCTGCGAAATAACCCCTGCTGAGCTCCTCAAGCTCTCTTGGACTCAGCCTCCTAGGATCGACCCTCACAGCCCCCTTACCACCGCCGAATGGGAGTTGTAGAAGCGAGCATTTCCACGTCATCCACATAGAGAGAGCCATAACCTCGCTCATACTTGTCTCAGGATGATACCTAACACCCCCCTTATAGGGTCCGAGGGCGCTGTTATGCTGAGCCCTCCAGCCTATGAAAACCCTTATCCTCCCATCATCCATCCTAACAGGGATCTTAACCTGGATAATCCTCTCATGGGTTTTCAGGGCTTCGAAGGCCTCCTCATCAAGGCCTAGAACATTAACGGCTTTTCTGAGCTGCATTACAGCAACTTCATAGGGATCGAGGGTTTTTTCCTCCAACCCCTTCACCATATTAAAAATCATACAAAGGAAAAAAGCTTACTAATGTTCCCACCCTCTATTGATCAGATCTCAAGATCTGTATTCCCAGATCTTTGCCTACGGGCTTATCTATATTATCCTCTGC includes the following:
- a CDS encoding Glu/Leu/Phe/Val dehydrogenase, whose amino-acid sequence is MKGLEEKTLDPYEVAVMQLRKAVNVLGLDEEAFEALKTHERIIQVKIPVRMDDGRIRVFIGWRAQHNSALGPYKGGVRYHPETSMSEVMALSMWMTWKCSLLQLPFGGGKGAVRVDPRRLSPRELEELSRGYFAALARFVGEDLDIPAPDVYTNPQTMAWYVDEYYKIAGANIFGVVTSKPPLLGGLNTRIIATGLGVATVAREAAKRILGGLEGRSVAVQGFGNVGSYAAYYLSMWGARVVAVSDSSGGIYNPKGLRIEDVMKVKSEKGSVIYYQDAKKISNEELLTSDVDILVPAALENVITADNAPKIRAKMIVEGANGPTTPEADEILFKRGVFIVPDILANAGGVTASWIEWVNNRMGGWLTEEDARRKLEEKMAEAFNSFYSYLSRRSDIDPRTAAQAMAVERVYNAMKLRGWI